Proteins encoded within one genomic window of Oncorhynchus keta strain PuntledgeMale-10-30-2019 chromosome 12, Oket_V2, whole genome shotgun sequence:
- the LOC118375610 gene encoding probetacellulin-like, whose protein sequence is MAKAYSLYVGMVTVLALCKYSLAEWNTTEQLVNNTVSLHHQGNTNNFKDSIETATQAKKSGHFTKCPKELRQYCIHGSCRFVKEQNTPSCRCERGYIGSRCEYVDLASRLGDKRQIIVACVIAVLVFLILLITFICICAHRHKLCRRKKRRKEETRNGTEKLNMIMMNTNGMHVASSDSVETSDTNAV, encoded by the exons TTTTGGCCCTGTGTAAATACTCTCTGGCTGAATGGAATACAACTGAGCAGCTGGTGAACAACACTGTGTCCCTCCATCACCAAGGCAACACAAACAACTTCAAAG actcAATAGAAACTGCAACTCAAGCCAAAAAGAGCGGCCATTTCACCAAATGTCCAAAGGAGTTAAGGCAATACTGCATCCATGGGTCGTGTCGCTTTGTAAAGGAACAGAATACTCCTTCATGCAG ATGTGAGAGAGGGTACATTGGGTCCAGGTGTGAGTATGTTGATCTGGCCTCGCGTCTAGGTGACAAGAGGCAGATCATCGTAGCCTGTGTGATAGCAGTATTGGTCTTCCTCATACTGCTCATCACATTCATCTGCATCTGTGCACA TCGACATAAACTTTGCAGAcggaagaagagaaggaaagaggagacgAGGAATGGAACAGAGAAGCTCAATATGATTATGATGAACACAAATGGAATGCATGTAGCTTCATCAGATTCAGTAGAAACCTCAGACACCAATGCAGTATGA